Proteins encoded by one window of uncultured Draconibacterium sp.:
- a CDS encoding efflux RND transporter periplasmic adaptor subunit, which produces MKTKFIHLGIVFIIFSFAACNSGNETKEEAVTVETDVPPSLKDDTKEVLLIKLTEKEQDELTIKTEAIKSEFVDHQILAPGVVFPSPGHSSIISTPINGQVTAIKVYEGSRVNKGQELFRIQSLEYGNLISEYLQAHAQESFQKSRLARLEQLVEERISSASELEQATAEYQRASASLKSAYAKLRAVGVPDSEIEQFSDTGNFEPTLKIVAPINGVIEKNFVELGQSVNALENLSRVLDTHEVLIRGYVSPGDAVLVEPGNLVDISKREQEDRTLQGKITSVNPGLDENSRSVVVNIIIPTEDGWPKPGENLRLAITSESQKETVAIQLQALTYDGDQAIVFVKKNANTFERRVIEIDQIKGDFVFVASGLSAGEEVAVTKVFSLKALSRFDIISEE; this is translated from the coding sequence ATGAAAACCAAATTTATTCACCTCGGAATTGTATTCATCATTTTTTCATTTGCAGCCTGCAACAGTGGGAATGAGACAAAAGAGGAAGCAGTAACGGTTGAAACTGATGTTCCTCCTTCATTAAAAGATGACACGAAAGAAGTGTTATTGATAAAACTTACGGAGAAAGAGCAAGACGAACTTACGATAAAAACAGAGGCGATAAAAAGCGAATTTGTCGATCATCAGATTCTGGCGCCGGGAGTTGTTTTTCCGTCGCCGGGACACTCCAGTATAATTAGTACACCAATTAACGGGCAGGTAACTGCCATTAAAGTTTACGAAGGTAGCCGGGTGAATAAAGGTCAGGAATTGTTTCGTATTCAGAGCCTGGAATACGGGAATTTGATTTCGGAATATTTGCAGGCTCACGCGCAGGAATCGTTTCAAAAAAGCCGCCTGGCACGTTTAGAGCAATTGGTTGAGGAACGAATTAGTTCGGCCAGCGAATTAGAGCAAGCCACCGCAGAATACCAGCGTGCATCGGCATCGTTAAAATCGGCTTATGCCAAATTGCGGGCTGTGGGTGTTCCTGATTCTGAAATCGAACAGTTTTCTGATACGGGCAATTTTGAGCCAACACTAAAAATAGTAGCACCAATAAACGGCGTTATCGAGAAGAATTTTGTGGAGCTGGGACAGTCGGTAAATGCCCTCGAAAACCTTTCCCGTGTACTCGATACACACGAGGTACTAATTCGCGGTTACGTCTCGCCCGGCGATGCAGTGCTGGTAGAACCCGGCAACCTGGTTGATATCTCAAAACGCGAGCAGGAAGATAGGACTTTACAGGGGAAAATTACTTCGGTAAATCCCGGACTGGACGAAAACAGCCGCTCGGTGGTGGTAAATATTATCATTCCAACGGAAGATGGTTGGCCAAAACCGGGCGAAAACCTGAGGCTGGCAATTACTTCCGAATCGCAAAAGGAAACAGTAGCCATTCAGTTGCAGGCGCTTACATACGATGGCGATCAGGCAATTGTTTTTGTGAAAAAAAATGCCAATACTTTTGAACGCCGTGTCATTGAAATCGATCAAATAAAAGGCGATTTTGTTTTCGTTGCCTCGGGGCTTTCCGCCGGCGAGGAAGTTGCAGTTACAAAAGTCTTTAGCCTGAAGGCACTTTCGCGTTTCGATATTATTTCTGAAGAATAA
- a CDS encoding YARHG domain-containing protein: MKHVLTILLSIISTLNLLGQNIGALEISDDDVKPWLPKLELEYEGFYKFGESESESDLKLFFVDTVIVGQVMQGYWEEGTGIWKWTYKTLTNIEIDKKGNFKSDQHTGQFVTYTDSTGTYKGLKINNPWTEWLEDGRYEIGIRLKVLARLYQGDFPQVSTRHLTEDELSELDLETLQIMRNEVFARYGYSFKEGGKLEQYFNKQNWYRPQHADVTDFLTQVELDNIELIKKIESKK; this comes from the coding sequence ATGAAACACGTACTCACCATATTACTCTCGATAATTTCGACATTGAACCTGCTCGGACAGAATATTGGTGCCTTAGAAATTTCTGACGATGATGTAAAACCTTGGCTTCCTAAACTTGAATTGGAATATGAAGGATTTTATAAATTCGGAGAGAGCGAATCAGAATCTGACCTAAAACTATTTTTCGTTGACACAGTCATTGTTGGACAGGTAATGCAAGGGTATTGGGAAGAAGGAACGGGAATTTGGAAATGGACTTATAAAACCTTGACCAATATCGAAATTGACAAAAAAGGAAACTTCAAATCTGACCAACACACAGGACAGTTTGTAACTTACACCGACAGTACAGGAACATACAAAGGTTTAAAAATCAACAATCCTTGGACTGAATGGCTCGAAGATGGACGCTATGAAATTGGGATTAGACTGAAAGTATTAGCTCGTCTATATCAAGGCGACTTTCCTCAAGTCTCTACTCGACATTTGACCGAAGACGAATTATCCGAACTCGACTTAGAGACGTTGCAAATAATGAGAAATGAAGTTTTCGCCAGATACGGATATAGTTTCAAAGAAGGTGGAAAATTGGAACAGTACTTCAATAAGCAAAATTGGTACCGACCACAACACGCTGATGTTACAGATTTCTTGACCCAAGTGGAATTGGACAACATAGAATTAATAAAGAAAATAGAATCGAAAAAATAA
- a CDS encoding CusA/CzcA family heavy metal efflux RND transporter: MLQSIISFSVRQKYVALSLVVLMAIGGYFSLINLPINSQPDVTPVQVLVITKAGRYSPFDVEKLVSYPIETAMNGLPDVAEVRSISQFGLSAVTVEFDEGTDIYFARQIVSQRLQSIVDELPPGVSSPSLGPISTALGEIYQYVVKGENYSLSELREMQDWLIAPQLKIVRGVTEINSFGGFVKQYNVIIQPGLLRTYSIGISDVMDAIAQNNSVSGGNFIQHNGEQYIIRGVGQITSMDDVRNIIVKNIDNKPIYIKDVASVVEGKQIRQGGVTKDGKGEVITGIVMMLRGGNGREVIAEIEDKIEEINRSLPEGVSVEKFYDQSDLIKRTTSTISTNLLEGGFLVIVVLLLLLGEISGALIVAMVIPFSMLFAFIGMREFGLAANLMSLGAIDFGMVVDGSVVMVENIVHDLQKNKKESKDEVIRKAANHVVRPIFFGVLIILMVYVPIMTFKGMEGILFRPMAITVAAAVFGSLLLALIFVPAMSAIVFRKRVKVRRNYLIEWMRPRYQRGLEKNMNKLWFVGSSALAIFLVSIFLMTRLGTEFLPELDEGSILIEQVRMPSVTLEESMENADWLAGKIMENIPEVETVVPKTGRSDLANDWMGVHQTDVWVVLKPIEEWSKGVTKDDIIRRIEPYLQTEPGLAYNFTQPIAMRVDELTSGVKSDLAVKIYGEDLDVLDQVGENISALLTNLPGTDNYYVEQSAGQPYLTVNIDREAVASFGLNVDDVQKVVEAGIGGQEAGQLYEGQRHFGIVVRYPENIRDQLPKIAEVPVHLPGGGYIPLKRVANIELQEGPREIQRENGWRRLIVGINIKDIDLGTYVSQLQAEIDKSASIPSGYFIDYGGTFENQRRAMRHLMLVVPLSIFIIIGLMYLNFGKMRYAILILLNLPFALSGGVFLLWLRGMYLSVTASIGFVALFGVAVLNGIVLVDHINVLRKEKKGDLKKLVIEGSVDRLRPVLMTALVASLGFIPMAFNTGPGSEVQRPLATVVIGGLVTSTFLTLMVLPIAYYWIERKKSPVKEAVSESN; the protein is encoded by the coding sequence ATGCTTCAAAGTATAATTTCATTTAGTGTTCGTCAAAAATATGTGGCCCTGTCGTTAGTGGTATTAATGGCCATCGGCGGTTATTTTTCGTTAATAAACCTACCCATCAACTCACAACCGGATGTTACGCCGGTTCAGGTTTTGGTCATCACAAAAGCCGGTCGCTATTCACCTTTCGATGTAGAAAAATTGGTTAGTTATCCGATTGAGACAGCCATGAACGGATTGCCCGATGTGGCAGAAGTGAGGTCTATATCGCAATTCGGACTTTCGGCAGTTACCGTTGAGTTTGATGAGGGAACAGATATCTATTTTGCCCGGCAAATTGTAAGTCAACGGCTGCAATCCATTGTCGACGAACTACCTCCGGGCGTGTCAAGTCCTTCACTGGGACCAATTTCAACAGCTCTTGGCGAAATCTACCAGTATGTTGTTAAAGGCGAAAATTATTCACTCTCGGAATTGCGCGAAATGCAGGATTGGTTAATTGCTCCTCAATTAAAAATTGTGCGGGGAGTTACCGAGATAAACTCTTTTGGTGGATTTGTAAAACAGTATAATGTTATTATCCAGCCCGGATTACTACGAACTTACAGCATTGGTATTTCGGATGTGATGGATGCCATTGCGCAGAATAACAGCGTTTCGGGAGGAAATTTTATTCAGCATAATGGCGAACAGTATATTATTCGGGGAGTTGGCCAGATTACCAGTATGGATGATGTACGGAATATTATTGTAAAGAACATAGATAATAAACCCATTTATATAAAAGACGTGGCGAGCGTCGTTGAAGGAAAACAGATCAGGCAAGGCGGAGTAACCAAAGACGGAAAAGGCGAAGTAATTACAGGTATTGTAATGATGTTGCGTGGCGGAAATGGCCGCGAAGTAATTGCCGAAATTGAAGATAAAATTGAAGAAATTAACCGGAGTTTGCCGGAAGGTGTGAGTGTCGAAAAATTTTACGACCAGTCGGACCTGATTAAACGAACTACATCAACAATTTCTACTAACCTGTTGGAAGGAGGTTTCCTGGTAATTGTTGTACTACTATTGTTGCTTGGCGAAATTTCCGGTGCACTGATTGTTGCCATGGTAATCCCGTTTTCAATGTTATTTGCCTTTATCGGCATGCGCGAATTCGGTCTGGCAGCCAACCTGATGAGTTTGGGTGCTATCGACTTCGGAATGGTGGTTGACGGTTCGGTGGTAATGGTAGAAAACATTGTTCACGATTTGCAGAAAAACAAAAAGGAGTCGAAAGACGAGGTGATACGAAAGGCAGCAAATCACGTAGTTCGCCCCATATTTTTTGGCGTGCTTATTATCCTTATGGTTTATGTTCCTATAATGACGTTTAAAGGAATGGAGGGAATCCTGTTCCGCCCTATGGCGATAACCGTTGCGGCAGCAGTATTTGGGTCGTTGTTACTGGCGCTCATTTTTGTTCCGGCCATGTCGGCTATTGTATTCCGGAAAAGGGTAAAAGTTCGACGAAATTATTTGATTGAATGGATGCGTCCGCGTTATCAGAGAGGATTGGAAAAAAACATGAACAAGCTTTGGTTTGTAGGATCTTCGGCGTTGGCTATTTTCCTGGTTTCCATCTTTTTAATGACACGTTTGGGGACTGAATTTTTGCCGGAGCTTGATGAGGGATCGATTCTGATTGAACAGGTTCGAATGCCGTCGGTAACATTGGAAGAATCGATGGAAAATGCCGATTGGCTGGCCGGAAAGATCATGGAAAATATTCCTGAGGTGGAAACGGTGGTGCCAAAAACCGGTCGTTCTGATTTGGCCAACGACTGGATGGGAGTGCACCAAACCGATGTGTGGGTGGTACTAAAACCCATCGAAGAATGGTCGAAAGGAGTTACAAAAGATGATATTATCAGACGGATAGAACCGTATTTACAAACTGAACCGGGATTGGCGTATAACTTTACCCAGCCAATTGCCATGCGCGTTGATGAGTTAACAAGTGGCGTGAAATCTGATTTGGCGGTAAAAATTTATGGCGAAGATTTGGATGTGCTTGATCAAGTTGGTGAGAATATTTCTGCATTGCTAACCAACCTGCCGGGAACCGACAATTACTATGTGGAGCAGTCGGCAGGGCAGCCTTACTTAACAGTTAATATCGATCGGGAGGCCGTGGCTTCCTTTGGCTTGAATGTGGATGATGTGCAGAAAGTGGTTGAAGCCGGTATAGGCGGACAGGAAGCCGGGCAGTTGTACGAAGGGCAACGACATTTTGGTATTGTAGTGCGTTATCCTGAAAATATTCGCGATCAGTTACCAAAAATAGCAGAAGTTCCGGTGCATCTTCCGGGTGGTGGCTATATTCCGCTAAAGCGGGTGGCAAATATTGAATTGCAGGAAGGCCCCCGTGAAATTCAGCGCGAAAATGGCTGGCGACGACTTATTGTTGGTATCAACATAAAAGATATCGACCTGGGAACCTATGTTTCGCAACTGCAGGCAGAGATCGATAAAAGTGCAAGCATCCCGTCAGGCTATTTTATCGATTACGGCGGAACGTTCGAAAATCAGCGCCGAGCTATGCGACACTTGATGCTGGTAGTGCCACTTTCAATCTTTATCATTATCGGTTTAATGTACCTGAACTTTGGTAAAATGCGATATGCGATTCTGATTTTGTTAAACCTGCCGTTTGCATTGTCGGGAGGAGTGTTTCTGCTTTGGCTTCGTGGAATGTATCTCTCGGTAACCGCAAGTATTGGCTTTGTGGCATTGTTTGGGGTTGCGGTGCTTAACGGTATTGTTTTGGTCGATCATATCAACGTTTTACGAAAAGAGAAAAAAGGTGATCTCAAAAAGCTGGTTATCGAAGGATCAGTCGATCGTTTGCGTCCTGTGTTAATGACAGCTTTGGTAGCGAGTTTGGGTTTTATTCCAATGGCGTTTAACACCGGCCCTGGTTCCGAGGTACAACGTCCGCTGGCAACAGTGGTAATCGGAGGTTTGGTAACATCTACATTTTTAACGCTAATGGTTTTACCCATTGCTTATTATTGGATAGAGCGAAAAAAGTCTCCAGTGAAAGAAGCTGTTTCGGAATCGAATTAA
- a CDS encoding TolC family protein, giving the protein MIRLTKFSFVILLFLAGSVYAQNELLTIKQAVEQAIGNNAELNQMRAQLFQKENEWRTNTGISAPEISYFKEGISDDPTAPFAEKRWAITQEVDFPLTSVYRVKALKQEVEAQQNVIVAKEKEISSQVKSKYIEVIYALYLQRSRENQLNLAQDLYNAVYTKFETGLGNGIDLANAEIQLDEARNDLDQSEWILHQARYGLFNVMGLPIEEQKYSIQFADTLYATDIDISQIQALAVQEEQPAYRASMNLLNASDYFLKEAKSNILPDVRFSLYTQDYGTGYDFNGFEIGLSIPIWYPFDQKGKIQMATARKEELLWSQKEIQLNMKKEIEYAWHNYSVSRSIVNRYHDSMQERSSNLQSMSLRAYQLGEINLLELLNAQQIYLKSEQRYLTALRDYYMQLAALEQYFDQELIY; this is encoded by the coding sequence ATGATAAGACTAACAAAATTCAGTTTCGTTATTCTATTATTTCTGGCTGGCAGCGTTTACGCACAAAACGAATTGTTAACCATTAAACAGGCCGTAGAACAAGCGATTGGTAACAATGCCGAACTTAACCAGATGCGGGCGCAACTCTTTCAGAAAGAAAATGAGTGGAGAACCAACACGGGTATTTCTGCTCCTGAAATCAGTTATTTTAAAGAAGGTATAAGTGATGATCCAACGGCACCGTTTGCCGAAAAACGCTGGGCAATTACGCAGGAAGTAGATTTCCCGTTAACATCGGTTTATCGTGTAAAAGCGCTGAAACAAGAGGTTGAAGCACAACAGAATGTGATTGTTGCCAAAGAAAAAGAGATCAGTTCGCAGGTAAAAAGCAAATACATTGAAGTGATTTATGCGCTTTATTTGCAGCGCTCGCGCGAGAACCAGTTAAATCTTGCACAAGACCTGTACAATGCCGTTTACACTAAATTTGAAACAGGATTGGGAAATGGCATCGATTTGGCAAATGCCGAAATTCAACTGGATGAAGCCCGAAATGACCTCGACCAGAGTGAGTGGATTTTGCACCAGGCACGCTACGGACTTTTTAATGTTATGGGTTTGCCCATTGAAGAGCAGAAGTACAGTATTCAGTTTGCCGACACCTTGTATGCCACCGACATTGATATTTCGCAAATACAGGCCCTGGCCGTTCAGGAAGAGCAACCTGCTTACCGGGCATCGATGAATTTGCTCAACGCATCAGATTATTTTTTGAAAGAAGCCAAAAGTAACATTCTGCCTGATGTTCGGTTTAGTTTATATACACAGGATTATGGAACCGGCTACGATTTTAACGGTTTCGAGATTGGCTTGAGCATACCCATTTGGTACCCGTTCGATCAGAAAGGAAAAATACAAATGGCCACCGCCCGAAAAGAAGAATTGCTCTGGAGTCAGAAGGAAATTCAGTTGAACATGAAAAAGGAAATTGAATATGCCTGGCACAATTACTCGGTGAGCCGGTCGATTGTGAATCGCTATCATGATTCGATGCAGGAGCGTTCATCCAATTTACAGAGCATGTCGTTACGAGCCTACCAGCTGGGCGAAATCAACCTTCTCGAATTATTAAACGCGCAACAAATTTATTTGAAAAGTGAGCAACGTTATCTAACCGCTCTTCGCGATTATTATATGCAACTGGCTGCTTTGGAGCAGTACTTTGATCAGGAATTAATCTATTAG